Proteins encoded by one window of Sphaerodactylus townsendi isolate TG3544 linkage group LG02, MPM_Stown_v2.3, whole genome shotgun sequence:
- the LOC125426890 gene encoding G-protein coupled receptor 39-like: MATQNGQTDCWDIIDDSHVPEFEVALWIKITLALLYVIIFVAGVLGNSITIHTTRVLQKKGYLQKEVTDHMVSLACSDLLVIFLGMPVEFFSMIWSPFSTPKGDLACKLYWFIFEACSYATVLHVATLSFERYIAICHPFKFKATSGPCKVKILITFVWITSVLVALPLLFSMGTEYPLEAIQGHRGLVACSKPQGRHHMPDLKLNVTICTSLSSKWKVFQTGIFSALIVYVVVLASVAFMCRKMMKTLMLHKQGTLAVKAERDKQHQYLRKTENPDSRSSRKQTILFLGKIPLG, translated from the coding sequence ATGGCCACACAAAATGGCCAGACAGATTGTTGGGATATCATTGATGACAGCCACGTCCCGGAGTTTGAGGTGGCCCTGTGGATCAAGATCACCCTTGCGCTGCTCTACGTCATCATCTTTGTGGCAGGCGTCTTGGGCAACAGCATCACCATCCATACTACCAGAGTGCTGCAGAAGAAAGGTTACCTGCAGAAAGAAGTTACAGACCACATGGTCAGTCTGGCCTGCTCAGATCTACTAGTCATCTTCCTGGGCATGCCTGTAGAGTTCTTCAGCATGATATGGAGCCCATTTTCTACTCCTAAAGGTGATCTCGCTTGTAAGCTGTACTGGTTCATTTTTGAGGCCTGCAGCTATGCTACAGTACTGCATGTGGCCACTCTAAGCTTTGAAAGATACATTGCCATTTGCCACCCTTTCAAGTTCAAAGCTACATCTGGACCCTGCAAAGTGAAGATACTTATTACCTTTGTCTGGATTACATCAGTCTTGGTGGCCCTACCTCTCCTCTTTTCCATGGGCACAGAATACCCCTTAGAAGCAATCCAGGGCCATCGTGGGTTGGTTGCCTGCAGTAAGCCCCAAGGGAGGCACCACATGCCTGACCTAAAGCTAAATGTGACTATCTGCACCAGTTTATCATCAAAATGGAAAGTCTTCCAGACTGGTATCTTcagtgccttgattgtgtatgTTGTGGTATTGGCATCTGTAGCCTTTATGTGTCGGAAAATGATGAAAACCCTGATGCTTCACAAACAAGGAACCTTAGCGGTAAAAGCAGAGAGGGACAAACAACACCAGTACCTAAGGAAAACTGAAAATCCAGACAGCAGAAGTTCCAGGAAACAGACCATCCTTTTTCTAGGTAAGATCCCATTAGGCTGA